A window from Chrysemys picta bellii isolate R12L10 chromosome 20, ASM1138683v2, whole genome shotgun sequence encodes these proteins:
- the ZBTB7B gene encoding zinc finger and BTB domain-containing protein 7B isoform X3, with protein MGSPEDDLIGIPFPEHSSELLSSLNEQRQLGVLCDVTIRTQGLEYRTHRAVLAGCSRYFKKLFAGPGPGTGQEVCELDFVGPEALGALLEFAYTATLTISSANMGEVLQAAQLLEIPCVIAACVEILQGSGREAPGPDDGDCERARRYLEAFATLPDGAGAPLLPARPAPRRSKKTRKFLQARSSRLNHHAEEPGPGSPLPEPREPSPLLPPAPEGLAQPYEGYEAAEEEELPPHPYPYPYPYPYQAALSPEDAGSDEDPIDPDLMAYLSSLQQEPLAPGLDSPDKLVRKRRSQMPQECPVCHKIIHGAGKLPRHMRTHTGEKPFACEVCGVRFTRNDKLKIHMRKHTGERPYSCQHCSARFLHSYDLKNHMHLHTGARPYECYLCHKAFAKDDHLQRHLKGQNCLEVRTRRRRREEPPPPPAGPQGLDLSNGRLESLRLSLARFWDPARVPPPNEDEEEEEGEGEAEEGPQLDGAVPVETA; from the exons ATGGGGAGCCCCGAGGATGACCTGATCGGCATCCCCTTCCCGGAGCACAGCAGCGAACTCCTGAGCAGTCTGAACGAGCAGCGACAGCTCGGGGTGCTGTGCGACGTGACCATCCGGACGCAGGGGCTGGAGTACCGCACCCACCGGGCCGTGCTGGCCGGCTGCAGCCGCTACTTCAAGAAGCTGtttgcggggccggggccgggcacgGGGCAGGAGGTCTGCGAGCTGGACTTCGTGGGGCCCGAGGCGCTGGGCGCGCTGCTGGAGTTCGCCTACACGGCCACGCTCACCATCAGCAGCGCCAACATGGGCGAGGTGCTGCAGGCCGCCCAGCTGCTGGAGATCCCCTGCGTCATCGCTGCCTGCGTGGAGATCCTGCAGGGCAGCGGGCGGGAGGCGCCCGGGCCCGATGACGGGGACTGCGAGCGGGCGCGCCGCTATCTCGAGGCCTTCGCCACCCTGCCGGACGGGGCCGgggcccccctgctccctgcccgccCGGCCCCCCGCCGCAGCAAGAAGACCCGCAAGTTCCTGCAGGCCCGATCCTCCCGGCTCAATCACCATGCCGAAGAGCCGGGCCCCGGCAGCCCCTTGCCCGAGCCTCGGGAGCcatctcccctgctgcccccggcgCCCgagggcctggcccagccctACGAGGGCTACGAGGcggctgaggaggaggagctgcccccGCACCCCTACCCCTACCCGTATCCCTACCCCTACCAGGCAGCCCTGTCCCCCGAGGACGCTGGCTCCGATGAGGACCCCATTGACCCTGACCTCATGGCCTAcctgagctccctgcagcaggagcccctgGCCCCCGGCCTGGACAGCCCCGACAAGCTGGTGCGCAAGCGTCGCTCCCAGATGCCCCAGGAGTGCCCCGTCTGCCACAAGATCATCCATGGCGCGGGCAAGCTGCCCCGGCACATGCGCACCCACACCGGCGAGAAGCCGTTCGCCTGTGAGGTGTGCGGCGTCCGCTTCACCCG gaaCGACAAGCTGAAGATTCACATGAGGAAGCACACGGGCGAGCGGCCCTACTCCTGCCAGCACTGCAGCGCCCGCTTCCTGCACAGCTACGACCTGAAGAACCACATGCACCTTCACACGGGCGCCCGGCCCTACGAGTGCTACCTCTGCCACAAGGCCTTCGCCAAGGACGACCACCTGCAGCGTCACCTCAAGGGCCAGAACTGCCTGGAGGTGCGGACGCGCCGGCGCCGCCGCGAAgagccgcccccgccccctgccggcccccaggGCCTCGACCTGTCCAACGGGCGCCTGGAGAGCCTGCGCCTCTCGCTGGCCCGCTTCTGGGACCCGGCCCGTGTCCCCCCGCCCAACgaggacgaggaagaggaggagggggagggggaggcagaggagggccCGCAGCTGGACGGGGCCGTCCCCGTGGAGACCGCGTAG
- the ZBTB7B gene encoding zinc finger and BTB domain-containing protein 7B isoform X1 translates to MTARSFLPRCPAGQRWDQRLPALRLAPLPSGVCISAVLPSAPEGCVLGGRKVRRMGSPEDDLIGIPFPEHSSELLSSLNEQRQLGVLCDVTIRTQGLEYRTHRAVLAGCSRYFKKLFAGPGPGTGQEVCELDFVGPEALGALLEFAYTATLTISSANMGEVLQAAQLLEIPCVIAACVEILQGSGREAPGPDDGDCERARRYLEAFATLPDGAGAPLLPARPAPRRSKKTRKFLQARSSRLNHHAEEPGPGSPLPEPREPSPLLPPAPEGLAQPYEGYEAAEEEELPPHPYPYPYPYPYQAALSPEDAGSDEDPIDPDLMAYLSSLQQEPLAPGLDSPDKLVRKRRSQMPQECPVCHKIIHGAGKLPRHMRTHTGEKPFACEVCGVRFTRNDKLKIHMRKHTGERPYSCQHCSARFLHSYDLKNHMHLHTGARPYECYLCHKAFAKDDHLQRHLKGQNCLEVRTRRRRREEPPPPPAGPQGLDLSNGRLESLRLSLARFWDPARVPPPNEDEEEEEGEGEAEEGPQLDGAVPVETA, encoded by the exons GTGAGGAGGATGGGGAGCCCCGAGGATGACCTGATCGGCATCCCCTTCCCGGAGCACAGCAGCGAACTCCTGAGCAGTCTGAACGAGCAGCGACAGCTCGGGGTGCTGTGCGACGTGACCATCCGGACGCAGGGGCTGGAGTACCGCACCCACCGGGCCGTGCTGGCCGGCTGCAGCCGCTACTTCAAGAAGCTGtttgcggggccggggccgggcacgGGGCAGGAGGTCTGCGAGCTGGACTTCGTGGGGCCCGAGGCGCTGGGCGCGCTGCTGGAGTTCGCCTACACGGCCACGCTCACCATCAGCAGCGCCAACATGGGCGAGGTGCTGCAGGCCGCCCAGCTGCTGGAGATCCCCTGCGTCATCGCTGCCTGCGTGGAGATCCTGCAGGGCAGCGGGCGGGAGGCGCCCGGGCCCGATGACGGGGACTGCGAGCGGGCGCGCCGCTATCTCGAGGCCTTCGCCACCCTGCCGGACGGGGCCGgggcccccctgctccctgcccgccCGGCCCCCCGCCGCAGCAAGAAGACCCGCAAGTTCCTGCAGGCCCGATCCTCCCGGCTCAATCACCATGCCGAAGAGCCGGGCCCCGGCAGCCCCTTGCCCGAGCCTCGGGAGCcatctcccctgctgcccccggcgCCCgagggcctggcccagccctACGAGGGCTACGAGGcggctgaggaggaggagctgcccccGCACCCCTACCCCTACCCGTATCCCTACCCCTACCAGGCAGCCCTGTCCCCCGAGGACGCTGGCTCCGATGAGGACCCCATTGACCCTGACCTCATGGCCTAcctgagctccctgcagcaggagcccctgGCCCCCGGCCTGGACAGCCCCGACAAGCTGGTGCGCAAGCGTCGCTCCCAGATGCCCCAGGAGTGCCCCGTCTGCCACAAGATCATCCATGGCGCGGGCAAGCTGCCCCGGCACATGCGCACCCACACCGGCGAGAAGCCGTTCGCCTGTGAGGTGTGCGGCGTCCGCTTCACCCG gaaCGACAAGCTGAAGATTCACATGAGGAAGCACACGGGCGAGCGGCCCTACTCCTGCCAGCACTGCAGCGCCCGCTTCCTGCACAGCTACGACCTGAAGAACCACATGCACCTTCACACGGGCGCCCGGCCCTACGAGTGCTACCTCTGCCACAAGGCCTTCGCCAAGGACGACCACCTGCAGCGTCACCTCAAGGGCCAGAACTGCCTGGAGGTGCGGACGCGCCGGCGCCGCCGCGAAgagccgcccccgccccctgccggcccccaggGCCTCGACCTGTCCAACGGGCGCCTGGAGAGCCTGCGCCTCTCGCTGGCCCGCTTCTGGGACCCGGCCCGTGTCCCCCCGCCCAACgaggacgaggaagaggaggagggggagggggaggcagaggagggccCGCAGCTGGACGGGGCCGTCCCCGTGGAGACCGCGTAG
- the ZBTB7B gene encoding zinc finger and BTB domain-containing protein 7B isoform X2, protein MRCCCQLVPAAPAPGPDGQRLASVVRRMGSPEDDLIGIPFPEHSSELLSSLNEQRQLGVLCDVTIRTQGLEYRTHRAVLAGCSRYFKKLFAGPGPGTGQEVCELDFVGPEALGALLEFAYTATLTISSANMGEVLQAAQLLEIPCVIAACVEILQGSGREAPGPDDGDCERARRYLEAFATLPDGAGAPLLPARPAPRRSKKTRKFLQARSSRLNHHAEEPGPGSPLPEPREPSPLLPPAPEGLAQPYEGYEAAEEEELPPHPYPYPYPYPYQAALSPEDAGSDEDPIDPDLMAYLSSLQQEPLAPGLDSPDKLVRKRRSQMPQECPVCHKIIHGAGKLPRHMRTHTGEKPFACEVCGVRFTRNDKLKIHMRKHTGERPYSCQHCSARFLHSYDLKNHMHLHTGARPYECYLCHKAFAKDDHLQRHLKGQNCLEVRTRRRRREEPPPPPAGPQGLDLSNGRLESLRLSLARFWDPARVPPPNEDEEEEEGEGEAEEGPQLDGAVPVETA, encoded by the exons GTGAGGAGGATGGGGAGCCCCGAGGATGACCTGATCGGCATCCCCTTCCCGGAGCACAGCAGCGAACTCCTGAGCAGTCTGAACGAGCAGCGACAGCTCGGGGTGCTGTGCGACGTGACCATCCGGACGCAGGGGCTGGAGTACCGCACCCACCGGGCCGTGCTGGCCGGCTGCAGCCGCTACTTCAAGAAGCTGtttgcggggccggggccgggcacgGGGCAGGAGGTCTGCGAGCTGGACTTCGTGGGGCCCGAGGCGCTGGGCGCGCTGCTGGAGTTCGCCTACACGGCCACGCTCACCATCAGCAGCGCCAACATGGGCGAGGTGCTGCAGGCCGCCCAGCTGCTGGAGATCCCCTGCGTCATCGCTGCCTGCGTGGAGATCCTGCAGGGCAGCGGGCGGGAGGCGCCCGGGCCCGATGACGGGGACTGCGAGCGGGCGCGCCGCTATCTCGAGGCCTTCGCCACCCTGCCGGACGGGGCCGgggcccccctgctccctgcccgccCGGCCCCCCGCCGCAGCAAGAAGACCCGCAAGTTCCTGCAGGCCCGATCCTCCCGGCTCAATCACCATGCCGAAGAGCCGGGCCCCGGCAGCCCCTTGCCCGAGCCTCGGGAGCcatctcccctgctgcccccggcgCCCgagggcctggcccagccctACGAGGGCTACGAGGcggctgaggaggaggagctgcccccGCACCCCTACCCCTACCCGTATCCCTACCCCTACCAGGCAGCCCTGTCCCCCGAGGACGCTGGCTCCGATGAGGACCCCATTGACCCTGACCTCATGGCCTAcctgagctccctgcagcaggagcccctgGCCCCCGGCCTGGACAGCCCCGACAAGCTGGTGCGCAAGCGTCGCTCCCAGATGCCCCAGGAGTGCCCCGTCTGCCACAAGATCATCCATGGCGCGGGCAAGCTGCCCCGGCACATGCGCACCCACACCGGCGAGAAGCCGTTCGCCTGTGAGGTGTGCGGCGTCCGCTTCACCCG gaaCGACAAGCTGAAGATTCACATGAGGAAGCACACGGGCGAGCGGCCCTACTCCTGCCAGCACTGCAGCGCCCGCTTCCTGCACAGCTACGACCTGAAGAACCACATGCACCTTCACACGGGCGCCCGGCCCTACGAGTGCTACCTCTGCCACAAGGCCTTCGCCAAGGACGACCACCTGCAGCGTCACCTCAAGGGCCAGAACTGCCTGGAGGTGCGGACGCGCCGGCGCCGCCGCGAAgagccgcccccgccccctgccggcccccaggGCCTCGACCTGTCCAACGGGCGCCTGGAGAGCCTGCGCCTCTCGCTGGCCCGCTTCTGGGACCCGGCCCGTGTCCCCCCGCCCAACgaggacgaggaagaggaggagggggagggggaggcagaggagggccCGCAGCTGGACGGGGCCGTCCCCGTGGAGACCGCGTAG